From the genome of Primulina eburnea isolate SZY01 chromosome 12, ASM2296580v1, whole genome shotgun sequence, one region includes:
- the LOC140806777 gene encoding uncharacterized protein produces MGKLIATARWGKKAKIDYDDMGRPAYNANGRALQSYIGSIARAMVQISIKSWPEVPETIKQKLWEEISNVFELAPESQYAVMNSASQKWRDFKNKLTSRFVWPNKDNPEKLISPPSQYQLPLADWKEFVDARLVPSWEVTHEKQKQRTMHCKYHHRMSRKGYIGLEAELRNKKLVGEDEEVDRSVLWRKAREDKSGNITCSETSEVAEKIDELLEKKEDFVVYTDASKKGLGAVLMQRGKVIAYASRQLKDYEKNYPTHDLELAAVVFALKIWRHYLYGEKCEIFTDHKSLKYLFSQKELNMRQRRWLELVKDYDVTISYHPGKANVVADALSRKSSASLSSLVQRPLLMDLQREEIDLVIPGTIARLSALVIRSSLTDRIRREQSTDVQLTELRDRAEIRGNSEFALNGDGLVTFRGRICVPSGDDIRRDILTEAHTAPYSIHPGSTKMYQDLRRLYWWPGMKKDVAVFISQCLTCQQVKIEHQRPAGTLLSLPIPQWKWEHITMDFVTGLPRVQRGFNSIWVIVDRLTKSAHFLPVKTTYSMNQYAKDYIAEIVRLHGVPVSIVSDRDPRFTSEFWKSLHRAMGSRLTFSTAYHPQSDGQSERVIQILEDMLRACTIDFPGCHIKSSGMNDVLTAALGSQEHYGRVRGVGGFVKPQVYFKTPRKKRETISKAVIENVKAQSEETKSLKAELEMLRSQLAAVLPLINDRSSENVASNKFSRVKDSKLSDDVQEVYDCGTSNMKGKKCHLAVKERENVVAYGTIISEGGPNVMIHHVPLGEENFKVSVDVVLDAKAQLPIPIKFGPTIINDAVGVIVGWPKEFVIFPTTKRKGKPQSDVLANVPGQRDNFKEIEKTLPMSCKYIYSHVVRLLNESDTICINFEDAMFGRPKSIRLLREDIVRFMDMREIGARQILVYMGHLYKDLKKKDKADFFSFVDPGNIPTCPIGTDGRDLSQHIADQLEAVCRDSICFIPYNTGYHWILTIVNEDKNMVYLLDSTSNRIRDDTWKTIVTNGVKMYNASQGISKGPSYKILTGNMKQSGLVECGYCVMRYMKEIVDCDDPHLEKMFAGCIKNQYYTQCQYDEVRSEWSEFVYSNVGA; encoded by the exons ATGGGTAAACTAATTGCTACTGCCAGATGGGGGAAAAAAGCgaagattgattatgatgaCATGGGGCGGCCAGCATACAATGCAAATGGAAGGGCTTTACAATCATACATTGGTTCTATTGCTAGAGCCATGGTGCAAATCAGTATAAAGTCATGGCCTGAAGTTCCAGAAaccataaaacaaaaactgtggGAAGAGATTTCG AATGTCTTTGAACTAGCGCCTGAAAGTCAGTATGCTGTGATGAATTCAGCATCTCAGAAGTGGAGAGATTTCAAAAACAAATTGACTAGTAGATTTGTTTGGCCGAACAAAGATAATCCTGAAAAGTTGATTTCTCCACCAAGTCAGTATCAACTTCCACTAGCGGATTGGAAAGAATTTGTGGATGCGAGACTGGTTCCATCGTGGGAG GTTACTcatgaaaaacaaaaacaacggaCCATGCATTGTAAATATCACCACAGAATGTCTCGCAAGGGTTACATCGGATTGGAGGCTGAACTG CGGAACAAAAAATTGGTTGGTGAAGATGAGGAAGTTGATAGATCTGTGCTTTGGCGTAAAGCTCGAGAAGACAAATCCGGCAACATAACATGTTCGGAGACATCCGAAGTAGCTGAAAAAATT GATGAATTGTTGGAAAAGAAAG aggactttgttgtctatactgatgcgtcgaagaagggtctcggtgcagtgttgatgcagagaggtaaggtcattgcctatgcttctcgccagttgaaggattatgagaagaattatccgacgcatgatttagagttggcagctgtggttttcgccctgaagatttggagacactacttgtatggcgaaaagtgtgagattttcacagaccacaagagtttgaagtatctgttttcgcagaaagagctcaatatgcggcagaggaggtggttagagctggtcaaagattacgatgtaactatcagttatcacccagggaaggcgaatgttgtggctgatgctttgagtcgtaagtcgagtgcttcattgagttctttggttcagagaccgttgctgatggatttgcagagagaggagattgatctggtgattccaggcaccattgctcgtctttcagcgttagttattcgatcttcattgacggacaggattcgtagagagcagtcgactgatgttcagttgacagagttgagagatagagcagagattagaggtaattcagagttcgccttgaatggtgatggtttggtgactttcagaggtcgtatttgtgttccttctggcgacgatattcgtagagatattctgacagaggctcataccgcaccttattcgattcatccaggcagtacgaagatgtatcaggatcttcgtcgactctactggtggccaggtatgaagaaggatgttgccgtgttcatttctcagtgtcttacttgtcagcaggtgaagattgagcaccagagacctgctgggacattgttgtcgttgccgattcctcagtggaagtgggagcatattacgatggatttcgtgactggtcttcccagagtgcagagaggtttcaattctatttgggttatcgttgatcgattgactaagtcagcgcattttcttccagtcaagacgacgtattcgatgaatcagtatgccaaggactacattgcagagattgtcagacttcatggtgtccctgtgtcgatcgtgtctgatcgtgaccctagatttacttcagagttttggaagagtttgcacagagctatgggttcgcggttaacattcagtacagcctatcatcctcagagtgatggtcagtcagagagagtcattcagattcttgaggatatgctcagagcttgtactattgactttccag ggtgtcacatcaAATCTTCTGGAATGAATGACGTGTTAACCGCTGCCTTAGGAAGCCAAGAACACTATGGAAGGGTTCGAGGTGTGGGAGGTTTCGTAAAACCACAAGTATACTTTAAAACTCCAAGGAAGAAGAGAGAGACAATATCAAAAGCTGTGATTGAAAATGTAAAAGCACAATCGGAGGAGACTAAAAGTTTGAAAGCTGAATTGGAGATGCTGAGGTCTCAACTTGCTGCTGTGCTTCCATTAATCAATGATCGATCTTCTGAAAATGTAGCATCAAACAAGTTCTCAAGAGTGAAAGACTCAAAATTGTCAGATGATGTGCAAGAAGTTTATGATTGCGGCACTTCAAATATGAAG GGGAAAAAATGTCACCTGGCTGTAAAGGAACGCGAAAACGTGGTGGCTTATGGCACAATAATATCAGAAGGAGGTCCAAATGTTATGATTCACCATGTTCCACTTGGGGAAGAGAACTTCAAGGTATCTGTTGATGTTGTCTTAGATGCAAAAGCACAGCTTCCGATCCCAATTAAGTTTGGACCAACAATCATCAATGATGCTGTTGGAGTCATTGTTGGTTGGCCTAAAGAGTTTGTTATTTTTCCAACGACAAAG aGGAAGGGGAAACCTCAATCAGATGTGCTTGCGAATGTTCCTGGTCAGCGCGACAATTTCAAAGAAATTGAGAAAACATTACCCATGTCGTGCAAGTATATCTACTCTCATGTTGTTCGATTGCTGAATGAATCGGATACCATATGCATTAATTTTGAGGACGCTATGTTTGGACGTCCTAAAAGCATAAGGTTGCTAAGAGAAGATATCGTACGCTTTATGGATATGAGGGAGATCGGTGCCAGACAAATTTTAGTTTACATGGG TCACCTCTACaaagatttgaagaaaaaagaCAAGGCTGATTTTTTTTCGTTTGTGGATCCCGGTAATATTCCTACATGCCCGATTGGCACAGATGGCCGTGACTTGTCACAACATATTGCTGACCAATTGGAAGCAGTGTGTAGAGATAGCATATGCTTCATCCCCTACAACACTGG GTATCATTGGATCTTGACAATCGTTAACGAAGATAAGAATATGGTATATTTATTGGATTCTACGTCTAACAGGATCCGAGATGATACATGGAAAACAATTGTGACAAA TGGGGTGAAGATGTACAATGCCTCTCAGGGTATTTCTAAAGGGCCAAGTTATAAAATATTGACG GGTAATATGAAACAAAGTGGTTTGGTTGAGTGTGGATATTGTGTCATGAGATACATGAAAGAGATTGTCGATTGCGATGATCCACACTTGGAGAAGATG tttgcaGGATGCATCAAGAATCAATATTACACCCAATGTCAATATGACGAGGTCAGAAGTGAATGGAGTGAATTTGTTTACTCCAATGTAGGTGCTTAG
- the LOC140806778 gene encoding uncharacterized protein yields MSKAVTFKEIVAKALLAEQDEKDIARERQARQQFMAQRGQGSNQRGKDRFKEKGKMEPSFKAPAVPFDPEKIMCPKCNRPHRGLDQIHCYIFLVFFCIEMDKSWIHLDRRSKQYEEGVELFIRSCLENPHIDPNLIHCPCCKCKNLKKRPAKSIREHLYFHGFSQNYVNWIWHGESAESNKVNWSTNKEPIGNYHGHFETTNMCEAAYDNYTENPEVFMEFLEEAEKPLYSGCKRYTKLSAIVKLYNTKAKHGMSDALFSDLLMDFGDMLPDNHNLPTKMYDVKKTLSCLALSHEKIHACSNDCILYRKQYKDCVNCPKCGLSRWKLNKKNVEKKGVPAKVLWYFPPIPRFKRMFKSLHTSKNLTWHAETTGVPGQLRHPADSPSWKLVDHMWPDFESEPRNLRLALAADGINPYSNLSSRYSCWPIMLVTYNLPPNMCMKRKFIMLTMLISGPKQPGNDIDVYLDVLVEDLQRLWDGVDGVYDAYRRQFFTLKAVLLWTINDFPAYGNLSGCTTHGYYACPVCKEDTCARHLENGKKMSFVGHRRFLPRFHPYRRQMKEFDGMEEHGESSTPLSGVALFDKLSDIRCVFGKKIIVKGKKRKNAKDNNLEDSKEEKDFGSTDFRKCWKKKSIFFNLPYWKHLHVRHCLDVMHIEKNVFESLINTLMNVKGKTKDNVAARLDMVQMGVRPELAPKFGEKRTYLPPAACSFTKKEKLQVCQSIMDIKVPEGFSSNLKNLVSLSELKLIGLKSHDCHVLMQHFLPILIRDALPKHVRYAIIRLCFFFKDICCKVIDVAKLDKLQSDLVVTLCLLEQYFPPSFFDVMLHLTVHLVREVRLCGPVYFRWMYPFERSMKVLKSYVGSRKHPEGCIVQRYSAKEAIEFCSEYLNDLDPIGLPQSNLDPKSNIVACKTPIVVPQVDLQQAHLTVLENTEEVSPYVIEHKYFLKSMFPKKEKDERWIQDAHNKKFIDWFRAKVDAEIDSCNGGTTSILKWLAHGPRGQVIKYCSYVINGNLYQTKARDDERVCQNSGVSLVATTMLVCSAKDKNPLMTDVTFYGVIEEIWELDYHQFQVPLFKCAWVANDKGVINNDECGFTLGTNATVEMIQGVHDDKLKEVTNAEHPILTDEEEHPVDVQRNKRGPT; encoded by the exons GTTTAGATcaaattcattgttatatatttctGGTATTTTTCTGTATTGAAATGGATAAATCTTGGATTCACTTGGACAGAAGGTCAAAACAGTACGAGGAGGGTGTGGAACTGTTTATCAGAAGTTGTTTAGAGAATCCCCATATTGACCCCAATTTAATTCATTGTCCTTGTTGCAAatgtaaaaatcttaaaaaaagaCCAGCTAAGTCCATTCGAGAGCATCTTTATTTCCATGGTTTTAGTCAAAATTATGTGAATTGGATTTGGCACGGTGAGTCTGCTGAAAGTAACAAAGTAAATTGGAGCACGAACAAGGAGCCAATTGGTAACTATCACGGACACTTTGAAACCACTAATATGTGTGAGGCAGCATATGATAACTATACAGAAAATCCAGAagtgtttatggaatttttggAGGAAGCAGAGAAACCTTTGTATAGTGGTTGTAAGCGTTACACAAAGTTGAGTGCAATTGTGAAACTATACAACACCAAAGCAAAGCATGGGATGAGTGACGCTCTATTTTCCGATCTACTAATGGATTTTGGGGATATGCTACCAGATAATCACAACCTGCCAACCAAAATGTATGATGTAAAAAAGACATTGAGTTGTTTGGCGTTGAGTCATGAAAAGATTCATGCTTGTTCCAATGATTGCATTCTTTATAGGAAGCAATATAAAGACTGCGTAAACTGCCCTAAATGTGGCTTGTCACGGTGGAAGCTAAACAAGAAGAACGTTGAGAAGAAAGGTGTTCCTGCAAAGGTGTTGTGGTATTTCCCTCCCATACCAAGATTTAAGCGCATGTTTAAATCTCTACATACCTCGAAAAATTTAACATGGCATGCAGAAACCACAGGAGTTCCCGGTCAGTTACGTCATCCAGCTGATTCACCATCTTGGAAGTTGGTGGATCATATGTGGCCCGACTTTGAAAGTGAACCAAGAAATCTTCGCCTTGCACTTGCAGCTGATGGCATTAATCCTTATAGCAACCTTAGTAGTCGGTACAGTTGCTGGCCAATTATGTTGGTCACCTATAATCTGCCTCCAAACATGTGTATGAAGAGAAAATTCATCATGCTAACTATGCTCATTTCAGGGCCTAAACAGCCAGGAAACGATATAGATGTCTATCTTGATGTGTTAGTTGAAGATTTGCAACGATTGTGGGATGGAGTTGATGGTGTCTATGATGCTTATCGTAGACAATTTTTCACTCTTAAAGCAGTCTTACTATGGACCATCAATGACTTTCCAGCCTATGGTAACCTTAGTGGATGTACTACACATGGTTATTATGCATGCCCAGTATGCAAAGAAGATACTTGTGCAAGGCATTTGGAAAATGGGAAGAAAATGTCATTTGTTGGTCATAGACGATTCCTACCACGGTTTCATCCATATCGGAGGCAAATGAAAGAGTTCGATGGTATGGAAGAACATGGAGAATCATCTACACCATTATCTGGGGTTGCTTTGTTTGACAAGCTTTCTGATATAAGGTGTGTTTTCGGAAAGAAGATTATTGTGAAAGGTAAAAAGAGAAAGAATGCAAAGGACAATAATTTGGAAGATAGTAAAGAAGAAAAAGATTTTGGATCAACAGATTTCAGAAAATGTTGGAAGaagaaatcaatttttttcaATCTTCCTTATTGGAAACACCTGCATGTTAGGCATTGTCTCGATGTGATGCACATAGAGAAAAATGTCTTCGAATCTCTCATTAATACTTTGATGAATGTTAAAGGAAAAACCAAGGACAATGTGGCAGCTAGGTTGGACATGGTTCAAATGGGAGTTAGGCCTGAATTGGCACCTAAATTTGGTGAAAAAAGAACATATCTTCCTCCTGCTGCATGCTCATTCACAAAAAAAGAAAAGTTACAAGTTTGTCAGTCGATAATGGATATAAAAGTCCCAGAAGGTTTCTCATCGAACCTGAAAAATCTTGTGTCCTTGTCTGAGTTGAAATTGATTGGCTTGAAATCTCATGATTGTCATGTTCTAATGCAGCATTTCCTGCCAATACTCATACGTGATGCGTTACCAAAACATGTTAGATATGCCATTATAAGACTATGCTTCTTCTTCAAAGATATTTGTTGCAAGGTGATAGATGTAGCCAAGTTAGATAAGCTGCAATCTGACTTGGTTGTTACACTCTGCTTATTGGAGCAGTATTTCCCCCCTTCTTTCTTCGATGTCATGCTTCACTTAACAGTTCATCTTGTTCGAGAAGTTCGATTATGTGGACCAGTGTACTTTCGGTGGATGTACCCGTTCGAAAGATCCATGAAGGTGCTTAAGAGTTATGTAGGCAGTCGTAAACATCCTGAAGGTTGCATTGTGCAGAGATATTCAGCCAAAGAAGCAATTGAGTTTTGTTCGGAATACCTAAATGACCTTGATCCTATTGGGTTGCCTCAATCAAATCTTGATCCCAAATCAAACATTGTAGCCTGCAAAACACCAATTGTAGTGCCACAAGTTGACCTTCAACAAGCACATTTGACTGTGCTGGAAAATACAGAAGAAGTATCTCCATACGTTAT TGAACATAAATATTTCCTGAAGTCAATGTTTCCGAAAAAAGAGAAAGATGAAAGGTGGATACAAGATGCTCACAATAAGAAGTTTATTGATTGGTTTCGTGCAAAG GTGGATGCTGAAATAGATAGCTGCAATGGTGGAACGACATCAATATTGAAATGGCTGGCTCATGGTCCACGTGGGCAAGTCATTAAGTATTGCAGTTACGTGATAAATGGCAATTTATACCAAACAAAGGCACGGGATGATGAGAGAGTTTGCCAAAACAGTGGGGTTTCTCTAGTTGCTACCACCATGCTTGTCTGTAGTGCCAAAGATAAGAATCCCTTGATGACTGATGTGACTTTCTATGGAGTGATTGAAGAAATATGGGAGTTGGACTATCATCAATTTCAAGTTCCTCTTTTCAAGTGTGCGTGGGTTGCAAATGACAAAGGAGTTATCAACAATGATGAATGTGGATTCACCTTG GGCACAAATGCTACAGTTGAGATGATACAAGGAGTACATGATGATAAGCTAAAGGAAGTTACTAATGCAGAGCACCCTATACTTACTGATGAAGAAGAACATCCTGTAGATGTGCAGAGGAACAAGCGAGGCCCTACTTGA